A single region of the Chryseobacterium culicis genome encodes:
- a CDS encoding alpha-2-macroglobulin family protein encodes MKRFSKIFLLLLVMLSFSTVSAQKYYDTQWKKIAENSTKGAYKSNLPIILDIQKQAMKENNAFELIRSLKAEFSIVNQTVDDDQNDSASQFFKKLKDAEGKLNGEGKLMYKVLLNGFFMDYYNQNSWKINGRTNINSQDISQIETWSKLDFKNYLTKSFQELDQEKPEMKKISLEKYKKVFSGTEDIAYFPTLSDWYAVKKIEFLSENNIFTKNELTANRTTISAIYDELIGQNSGNSKLYFMKEKITENCNFTHCKDKLQLLQNLLKSNVEGDYKVVIMGEIMDEFVGKKKPKEALALAAQAKSEYPKSLFLENIKSKEAQIVNPYLTIKYESQTQNNLPIHLVAQYQNVSEFTLNIYEVKDDFTSLFQYIDNSYSNVFGKLKKNLVRKETFQLPDPKDYQNHTTSLEVKPLPSGIYVAEFTVAGADMKDTDSRQNFYFLVSGNRIIYQSKTDRNPLTDELKLVNSENGKPVTNEGLRFYEFVSNKTLNKIDGTTTANGVFKFPSTQSKEYYRTFLIQQPKTNDFQIMQVYGNRGSVEDYNPNKQTRSTAQIFIDRGIYRPGQTVYFKVINTRQNKEVEAVLSGLKQKITLLNTNSEEVSSQEFTTNEFGSYHGSFILPKGKLNGNFYLRIEGESQGYKNFRVEEYKRPKFEVTFNPIKEEYKYGQTIELKGKAVMFSGVPLSNTVVNYEIKKHNIRWRYFSWYPQNNDNENSVLGEAKTNEKGEFVIRLELKKDENLEGIQIDNYAINASVTDINGETQNANTQLKVASVSHYIQAENISNTFADENVKVKVETKNYNDQNLKKPYQVKLSKLMAPDRIFRDNFKSDVQNLPKYSKEEFISKFPHDFFDKNDEVKNWKAEKVLIERQQQPSADNAQLSTNLDLGKLDAGDYQLELFNIEGKDTIKSSQYFSVWDKASLKPNQKTFLTVIAPKEEVSRGEKVKVYVFSAIPDALVNVFVQDGSGKTVSEVHQLKKGILEYTTEIPKDKSVSDLNLQYQLVAFNDVNTESVSLKIKDTEKPLKIETVTFRDKLEPNSKEKWTVKVTGNDNEKINAEVLANMYDMSLDQFAANSYSWRKLYTPFVMVTSYGIRNYLEQQNYQKRLNYFADRYIAVPQFNWFDGDISYVLQGRVAGVQIQQEAYAPPPSPIAGARFKTARAAVAEDKIEVMQNVVPEPVKAPKVETSPPGSSEENLDKVAVRKNLNETAFFYPDLKTDADGNVNFEFTSPEALTKWKLMFLAHTKDARAATLEKEVVTQKEFSVTPNYPRFLREGDELNLQSKLSNLTDKKLNGSAELQILDAFTNENISSKFGMSSGAQNFSLTENGSSALTWKLKVPDNVSSVIFKVVAKAGAYSDGEQQAIAVLPNRMLVTDAVPVFVKEGETKTFVLDNLKNNTSTTASNVSNTLELTTNPIWEIMFALPSLKNDQNNSADVIFNKWFADVLASEIFKANPKMKTVFEEYQNKGLLNSNLEKNQELKQLLLEETPWVLESKNEGEQMQKLALLFDVNTMKNSINQDWDEFKKLQNPDGGFSWYPGYPSSYGTSLYILKNLGKINSWLKDNVKDYQSSEQKVIVAKLVQYVDNEVSKYFDVKKGNVWNNWAMDYLDTRNYWEQQYPLKGKGATLKTLVKQKAKTAKITDFTFFGLHRAALLMNDYGLKEVSAKLMTYLKETSTDTKTQGVYWKQNLNDWGWFGSKVVNHAGALEAFNTLKSNDQNFIEDVKIWLVTQKEVNSWGSSRGTAEVIFTILNSGKSWTGAESDKATIVWGGKELVPQTQATGYVKSTVKTDALDKNLATVTITKPGPGIVQGGLFWQYYEDLDKIKSSENYISVTKELYKKVKTVNGEELQKISSETPLKVGDKVTVRMILNTDRAMEFIHIKDMRAAGFEPVDVLSGYQWKNNLGYYQSTKDASTNFYIQYMPKGKYVFEYDVVANASGKFSNGITTMQNYYAPQMNAHTKGTGVTISE; translated from the coding sequence ATGAAAAGATTTTCCAAGATTTTTCTGCTTTTGCTTGTAATGCTAAGCTTTTCAACGGTATCCGCACAGAAATATTACGATACCCAATGGAAAAAAATTGCTGAAAACAGTACGAAAGGAGCTTATAAATCTAATCTTCCCATTATTTTAGACATACAAAAACAAGCCATGAAAGAAAATAATGCCTTTGAGCTGATCCGTTCTCTGAAAGCGGAATTCAGTATTGTAAACCAAACAGTGGATGATGATCAGAATGATTCTGCTTCTCAGTTTTTCAAAAAACTTAAAGATGCGGAAGGAAAACTGAACGGAGAAGGGAAATTGATGTACAAAGTCCTGCTGAATGGTTTTTTTATGGATTATTACAACCAAAACTCATGGAAAATAAACGGAAGAACCAATATCAATTCCCAGGATATTTCCCAGATTGAAACCTGGAGTAAGCTTGATTTTAAAAATTACCTGACCAAAAGTTTTCAGGAACTTGATCAGGAAAAACCTGAAATGAAAAAGATCTCTCTGGAAAAGTATAAAAAAGTTTTTTCAGGAACTGAAGATATAGCGTATTTTCCGACATTATCGGATTGGTATGCTGTTAAGAAAATAGAGTTTTTATCCGAAAACAATATTTTTACAAAAAATGAACTGACAGCCAACCGCACAACGATCAGTGCAATCTATGATGAGCTGATTGGCCAGAACAGCGGAAATTCCAAACTGTATTTCATGAAAGAGAAGATTACGGAAAACTGTAATTTCACTCATTGTAAAGATAAACTTCAGCTGCTTCAGAATCTTTTAAAATCTAATGTAGAGGGGGATTATAAAGTGGTGATCATGGGAGAGATCATGGATGAATTTGTGGGCAAGAAGAAACCTAAAGAAGCTCTTGCATTAGCTGCACAAGCCAAAAGTGAATATCCGAAATCTCTTTTCCTTGAAAATATCAAAAGCAAAGAGGCACAGATTGTAAATCCTTATCTTACGATCAAATATGAATCTCAGACCCAGAATAATCTGCCCATTCATTTAGTAGCACAATATCAGAATGTTTCTGAATTTACTTTGAATATTTATGAAGTAAAAGATGATTTTACCTCATTGTTTCAATACATTGATAATTCCTATTCCAATGTCTTCGGAAAACTAAAAAAGAATCTGGTAAGAAAGGAAACATTCCAGCTGCCAGATCCTAAGGACTATCAGAATCATACAACGTCACTGGAAGTTAAACCCCTTCCGTCGGGAATATATGTAGCAGAGTTTACAGTTGCAGGAGCTGATATGAAAGATACCGATTCCCGACAAAATTTCTACTTTCTGGTGTCAGGAAACAGAATTATTTATCAATCCAAAACAGACAGGAATCCTCTTACTGACGAGTTGAAACTGGTTAATAGCGAAAATGGCAAACCGGTGACGAATGAAGGACTTCGTTTTTATGAATTTGTTTCCAATAAAACATTAAATAAAATTGATGGAACAACCACTGCAAACGGAGTATTTAAATTCCCTTCCACACAAAGCAAAGAATATTACAGAACTTTTCTGATCCAGCAGCCTAAGACCAATGATTTCCAGATCATGCAGGTGTATGGAAACAGAGGATCTGTGGAAGATTATAATCCCAACAAACAAACCCGTTCCACCGCTCAGATTTTTATAGACCGAGGAATTTACCGTCCAGGACAGACTGTTTATTTCAAGGTGATCAATACGAGACAGAATAAAGAAGTGGAAGCTGTGCTTTCTGGATTAAAACAAAAAATTACGTTATTGAATACCAACAGCGAGGAGGTTTCTTCCCAGGAATTTACCACCAATGAGTTTGGTTCTTATCATGGAAGTTTCATTCTTCCGAAAGGAAAACTGAACGGTAATTTTTATCTGAGAATTGAAGGGGAAAGCCAGGGATATAAAAACTTCAGGGTAGAAGAATACAAAAGACCAAAGTTTGAGGTAACCTTTAATCCGATAAAAGAAGAGTATAAATATGGACAAACCATAGAACTGAAAGGAAAAGCGGTGATGTTCTCCGGTGTTCCACTGAGCAACACTGTGGTAAATTATGAAATCAAAAAACACAATATCAGATGGAGATATTTCAGCTGGTATCCACAGAATAATGATAATGAGAACTCTGTTCTTGGTGAAGCAAAAACCAATGAAAAAGGAGAGTTTGTGATTCGTCTGGAACTTAAAAAAGATGAAAATCTGGAAGGCATACAGATTGATAACTATGCTATCAATGCTTCGGTTACAGATATCAATGGGGAAACACAGAACGCTAATACCCAGTTGAAGGTAGCCTCAGTTTCTCACTATATCCAGGCAGAAAATATCAGCAATACTTTTGCCGATGAAAATGTAAAAGTAAAGGTAGAAACCAAGAACTATAACGATCAGAATCTTAAGAAGCCTTATCAGGTTAAGCTGTCGAAACTGATGGCTCCGGACAGAATTTTCAGAGATAATTTCAAGTCTGATGTTCAGAATCTGCCTAAATATTCAAAAGAAGAATTTATCAGCAAATTCCCACATGATTTTTTTGATAAAAATGATGAGGTCAAAAACTGGAAAGCAGAAAAAGTACTGATTGAAAGACAACAGCAGCCATCTGCAGACAATGCTCAGCTTTCAACGAATCTGGATTTAGGGAAACTGGATGCCGGAGATTATCAGCTGGAGCTTTTCAATATCGAAGGAAAAGATACCATAAAATCTTCACAGTATTTCAGTGTTTGGGATAAAGCTTCTTTAAAGCCAAATCAAAAAACATTCCTGACGGTTATAGCTCCGAAAGAAGAAGTATCAAGAGGAGAAAAAGTGAAAGTGTATGTTTTCTCAGCAATTCCTGACGCATTGGTGAATGTTTTTGTTCAGGACGGATCTGGAAAAACGGTTTCAGAAGTTCATCAGCTTAAAAAAGGAATATTGGAATATACCACTGAAATTCCTAAAGATAAAAGTGTCTCAGATCTGAACCTTCAGTATCAGCTGGTGGCATTCAATGATGTGAATACAGAATCTGTTTCTTTAAAAATAAAGGATACCGAAAAACCTTTAAAAATAGAAACGGTAACTTTCAGAGATAAGCTTGAGCCAAATTCTAAGGAAAAATGGACGGTAAAAGTAACCGGAAATGATAACGAAAAGATCAATGCTGAAGTGTTGGCCAATATGTATGATATGTCTCTGGATCAGTTTGCAGCTAATAGCTATAGCTGGAGAAAATTATATACCCCGTTTGTAATGGTCACTTCATATGGAATCAGAAATTACTTGGAACAGCAAAATTATCAGAAGAGACTGAACTATTTCGCAGACAGATATATAGCCGTTCCTCAGTTTAACTGGTTTGATGGTGACATTTCATATGTATTACAGGGACGGGTTGCAGGAGTTCAAATTCAGCAAGAGGCTTACGCACCGCCGCCATCACCCATTGCGGGCGCAAGATTTAAAACAGCCAGAGCAGCTGTTGCAGAAGATAAAATTGAGGTTATGCAGAATGTTGTTCCTGAACCTGTAAAAGCTCCGAAGGTAGAAACTTCTCCTCCTGGATCTTCTGAAGAAAATCTGGATAAAGTAGCTGTTCGTAAGAATCTAAACGAAACCGCATTCTTCTATCCGGATCTTAAAACTGATGCTGATGGAAATGTAAACTTCGAATTCACTTCTCCGGAAGCATTGACAAAATGGAAACTGATGTTCCTTGCCCACACCAAAGATGCAAGAGCAGCAACATTGGAAAAAGAAGTGGTAACGCAGAAAGAATTCTCTGTAACTCCTAACTACCCAAGATTCCTGAGAGAAGGGGATGAGTTGAATTTACAATCAAAATTGTCAAATCTTACCGATAAAAAACTGAATGGCTCTGCCGAATTACAGATTCTGGATGCCTTTACCAACGAAAATATTTCTTCTAAATTCGGAATGAGTTCAGGAGCACAAAACTTTAGTTTAACGGAAAACGGAAGTAGTGCACTGACATGGAAATTAAAAGTTCCGGACAATGTTTCTTCTGTTATTTTCAAAGTGGTAGCAAAAGCTGGAGCGTATTCGGATGGAGAGCAGCAGGCTATTGCTGTATTACCAAACAGAATGCTGGTAACGGATGCTGTTCCGGTTTTTGTAAAAGAAGGAGAAACGAAGACATTTGTATTGGATAATCTTAAAAATAATACATCTACAACAGCTTCTAATGTTTCCAATACGTTAGAACTGACAACCAATCCGATCTGGGAAATTATGTTTGCCCTTCCAAGTCTGAAAAATGACCAGAATAACTCTGCAGATGTAATATTCAACAAGTGGTTTGCGGATGTACTGGCTTCGGAAATATTCAAAGCAAATCCAAAAATGAAAACGGTTTTTGAGGAATATCAGAACAAAGGATTATTAAATTCAAATCTTGAAAAGAATCAGGAATTAAAACAATTGTTGCTGGAAGAAACACCATGGGTATTGGAAAGTAAAAATGAAGGCGAACAGATGCAGAAACTGGCATTATTGTTTGATGTTAATACGATGAAAAATTCTATTAATCAGGATTGGGATGAGTTTAAAAAACTGCAAAACCCTGACGGTGGATTCTCATGGTATCCTGGTTATCCAAGTTCTTACGGTACCTCATTGTATATCCTTAAAAACTTAGGAAAAATCAATTCATGGTTAAAAGATAATGTGAAAGATTATCAGAGCTCAGAACAGAAAGTTATTGTAGCTAAACTGGTTCAGTATGTAGACAATGAAGTGAGCAAATATTTTGATGTGAAAAAAGGGAATGTCTGGAACAACTGGGCAATGGATTATCTTGATACCAGAAACTACTGGGAACAGCAATATCCATTGAAAGGTAAAGGAGCAACCCTGAAAACGCTGGTAAAACAAAAAGCAAAGACTGCTAAGATTACCGATTTTACATTCTTCGGACTTCACCGCGCTGCATTATTGATGAATGATTATGGTCTGAAAGAGGTATCTGCTAAGCTGATGACCTACCTTAAGGAAACTTCCACAGATACAAAAACACAGGGAGTTTACTGGAAACAAAACCTGAATGATTGGGGATGGTTTGGCTCTAAAGTAGTCAACCATGCCGGAGCACTGGAAGCTTTCAATACGTTGAAATCTAATGATCAGAACTTTATTGAAGATGTGAAAATCTGGCTGGTTACTCAGAAAGAAGTAAACTCATGGGGAAGCTCAAGAGGAACTGCGGAAGTGATCTTCACGATTTTGAATTCAGGGAAATCATGGACCGGAGCTGAAAGTGATAAAGCAACCATTGTTTGGGGAGGAAAGGAATTAGTTCCTCAGACTCAGGCAACGGGATATGTGAAGTCTACGGTGAAAACAGATGCGTTAGATAAAAATTTAGCAACCGTAACGATTACCAAGCCAGGTCCTGGAATTGTTCAGGGAGGATTGTTCTGGCAGTATTATGAAGACCTTGATAAAATCAAATCTTCTGAAAATTATATTTCTGTAACCAAAGAACTTTATAAAAAGGTAAAAACAGTGAATGGAGAGGAACTTCAGAAAATTTCATCCGAAACACCGCTGAAAGTAGGAGATAAAGTGACGGTAAGAATGATTTTGAATACAGACAGAGCCATGGAGTTTATTCATATTAAAGATATGCGTGCCGCAGGATTCGAACCTGTAGATGTATTATCCGGATACCAGTGGAAAAATAATCTGGGATACTATCAGTCTACCAAAGATGCTTCCACCAATTTCTATATTCAGTATATGCCGAAAGGAAAATATGTTTTTGAATATGATGTGGTAGCCAATGCATCTGGTAAATTCTCCAACGGAATTACCACCATGCAGAATTACTACGCACCGCAAATGAATGCGCATACAAAAGGAACTGGCGTAACAATTTCAGAGTAA
- the recF gene encoding DNA replication/repair protein RecF (All proteins in this family for which functions are known are DNA-binding proteins that assist the filamentation of RecA onto DNA for the initiation of recombination or recombinational repair.), with translation MIIKKLSLYNFKNHSEKKFEFSPQINCFVGNNGVGKTNILDALHYLSVGKSFLGNTDFNNIKKEEDFFTIDAEIQNEESEDIIRITQPKEAKKVIKKNDKSYDRLADHIGYLPSVMISPYDSNLISDSGESRRKFLDAMISQTDSEYLFDLIQYQKTIQQRNALLKYFAKNRTWDKDSLEIYDDPITRFGTKIFNKRKEFVEQLNPIVQNFYQIISGGKETVSVIYESHLLEDSFENLLKESLERDRMLTYTSKGIHKDDLLFEMDHILIKKIGSQGQQKSFLISLKLAQMSLVKELTKKTPILLLDDIFDKLDDTRVAQLIELVNRESFGQIFITDTHRERTEIVVKKINEESIIFEV, from the coding sequence ATGATTATCAAGAAGCTTTCCCTTTACAATTTCAAAAACCACTCTGAGAAAAAATTTGAATTTTCACCGCAGATCAACTGTTTTGTGGGTAATAATGGGGTGGGAAAGACCAATATTCTGGATGCCCTGCATTATTTATCAGTAGGAAAAAGCTTTCTAGGAAATACTGATTTTAACAATATAAAAAAAGAGGAAGATTTTTTTACCATTGATGCTGAAATTCAGAATGAGGAAAGTGAAGATATCATCAGAATCACTCAGCCTAAGGAAGCTAAAAAGGTGATCAAAAAAAATGATAAAAGCTATGACAGACTCGCTGATCATATCGGATATCTGCCAAGTGTGATGATCTCCCCTTATGACTCCAATCTTATTTCGGATTCCGGGGAAAGCAGACGTAAGTTTCTGGATGCGATGATTTCTCAGACGGATTCAGAGTATCTTTTTGACCTTATTCAATATCAGAAGACCATTCAGCAGCGAAATGCTTTACTGAAATATTTTGCCAAAAACAGAACGTGGGATAAAGATTCGCTGGAAATTTATGATGACCCAATTACCAGATTCGGAACAAAAATTTTTAATAAAAGAAAAGAGTTTGTAGAGCAGCTTAATCCTATTGTTCAGAATTTTTACCAGATCATTTCAGGTGGAAAAGAAACAGTATCTGTTATTTATGAATCTCATTTGCTGGAAGATTCTTTTGAAAATCTTTTAAAAGAAAGCCTTGAAAGAGACCGTATGCTCACCTATACTTCAAAGGGAATTCATAAAGATGACCTGCTTTTTGAAATGGATCATATTTTAATCAAGAAAATCGGTTCTCAGGGGCAGCAAAAATCCTTCCTGATTTCTTTGAAGCTGGCTCAGATGAGTCTGGTAAAAGAACTAACGAAAAAGACCCCTATATTGTTGCTTGATGACATTTTTGATAAACTTGATGACACCAGAGTTGCACAATTGATTGAGCTGGTTAATAGAGAAAGTTTCGGACAGATCTTCATCACGGATACCCACAGAGAACGTACGGAGATTGTGGTAAAGAAAATCAATGAGGAAAGTATAATTTTTGAAGTTTAA
- a CDS encoding recombinase has translation MKFFNSSTNFESVLKKYFSFKNETLSLEPFAEFLETIKEADFTDVLNFFRSNPQFTENFKYYIHNIFKGRPFNLSLTEANILSENAFFPELKKRILNKVLPPVENEKTVWYMIDNVSMRPKKDLKYLHNLPENEINEFLNMLGASDFIIRPNVKKELIFSMNILSWRVTGMAMEVEVVRMAPQYRNLDNPFLALQNELEALADDLIKDPELQLHSKDSRYKQIKIYAEQCQEFVNIAFKNSAKYGISGKINQSLIKIRQQTERIYEIVQLLVIDTDEDIQIKSKQLVFNILSYKSHKNNISDLINDSTRLISHLITNHTAEAGTHYITSTRKEYMTMFYKASGGGIIVGALCVLKMLYGYIPGSDFSHAFLYSMNYAMGFIMIYLMGFTLATKQPAMTAATMTKVLSEEGNAQRNNTEFAHLVSKLFRSQFIAFVGNVLLAFPVALAIIYGLDVFFSQNLAVERSDKLLKDLDPFKSKAILHASIAGFYLFISGIISGNIGNNSVFYQIPERIAKNLSIRSFFGKKFAKGLSKYYAKNWPGIISNFWFGVFLGATAPVGMFFGLDLDIRHITFAAGNFALGLYGKDFSVDSYTFWMSFVTVFLIGFFNFLVSFSLSMFLAFRSRKMNFGQVSEIYKEIFRYFTKHPLKFFLPLRSGLDKKADDLMSSTISNKSEEH, from the coding sequence ATGAAATTCTTTAATTCCAGCACAAATTTTGAGTCAGTTCTTAAAAAGTATTTTTCTTTTAAGAACGAAACCCTTTCTTTAGAACCTTTTGCAGAGTTTTTAGAGACCATAAAAGAGGCAGACTTCACAGATGTGCTCAATTTTTTCAGAAGCAATCCTCAATTTACTGAGAACTTTAAATATTATATTCACAATATTTTTAAAGGAAGACCTTTTAACCTTTCACTGACAGAAGCTAATATTCTTTCAGAAAATGCTTTTTTCCCGGAACTGAAAAAAAGAATACTGAACAAAGTTCTGCCACCTGTTGAAAACGAAAAGACAGTATGGTACATGATCGACAATGTCAGTATGAGACCGAAGAAGGATTTGAAATACCTGCACAATCTTCCCGAAAATGAGATCAATGAATTTTTAAATATGTTGGGAGCTTCGGATTTTATTATCCGTCCCAATGTGAAAAAAGAACTCATTTTCTCTATGAATATTCTTTCCTGGAGGGTAACAGGAATGGCAATGGAAGTGGAAGTAGTGAGAATGGCACCTCAATACAGAAATTTAGACAATCCGTTTCTTGCTCTGCAGAATGAGCTGGAGGCATTAGCCGATGATCTGATAAAAGACCCTGAATTACAGCTGCATTCAAAAGACAGCAGATATAAGCAGATTAAGATCTATGCAGAACAATGCCAGGAATTTGTGAATATTGCCTTTAAAAATTCAGCCAAATATGGTATTTCAGGAAAAATTAATCAATCCCTGATAAAAATCCGCCAGCAGACCGAAAGAATTTATGAGATTGTTCAGCTATTGGTTATTGATACCGATGAAGATATTCAGATAAAATCTAAACAGCTGGTCTTTAATATTCTGAGCTATAAATCCCATAAAAATAATATCTCAGATCTTATCAACGACAGTACAAGGCTGATTTCACACCTTATTACCAATCACACGGCAGAAGCAGGTACCCATTATATTACGTCTACCCGAAAGGAATATATGACTATGTTCTATAAAGCGAGCGGAGGGGGAATTATTGTAGGAGCGCTTTGTGTTCTGAAAATGCTGTATGGATATATTCCCGGAAGTGACTTCTCTCATGCTTTCCTGTACTCGATGAACTATGCAATGGGATTCATCATGATCTATCTGATGGGATTTACTCTTGCAACAAAGCAGCCGGCAATGACAGCGGCTACCATGACAAAAGTATTGTCAGAAGAAGGGAATGCTCAAAGAAACAATACGGAGTTTGCCCATCTGGTCTCCAAGTTATTCAGAAGCCAGTTTATTGCCTTTGTGGGAAATGTATTGCTGGCCTTTCCGGTGGCTCTTGCCATTATTTACGGTCTTGATGTCTTTTTCTCACAAAACCTTGCTGTAGAACGTTCTGATAAACTGTTAAAAGATCTTGATCCATTTAAATCAAAAGCAATTTTGCATGCAAGTATTGCCGGATTTTATCTTTTTATTTCAGGAATTATTTCCGGGAATATTGGGAACAATTCTGTGTTTTATCAGATTCCGGAAAGAATTGCTAAAAACCTTTCCATCAGAAGTTTTTTTGGGAAGAAATTTGCCAAAGGACTTTCAAAATATTATGCTAAAAACTGGCCGGGAATCATTTCTAATTTCTGGTTTGGTGTTTTCCTGGGGGCGACAGCTCCGGTTGGGATGTTTTTCGGTCTCGATCTGGATATAAGACACATTACCTTTGCTGCCGGTAACTTTGCGTTGGGATTGTATGGAAAAGATTTTTCCGTAGATTCCTATACATTCTGGATGTCTTTTGTAACCGTATTTTTGATCGGTTTCTTCAATTTTCTGGTAAGTTTCAGCTTGTCGATGTTCCTGGCATTCAGATCCAGAAAGATGAATTTTGGACAGGTAAGTGAGATCTATAAAGAAATATTCAGATATTTTACCAAGCATCCGTTGAAATTCTTCCTGCCATTACGCTCAGGGCTGGACAAAAAAGCCGATGACTTAATGAGCAGTACGATTTCTAATAAATCAGAAGAACATTAA
- the mtgA gene encoding monofunctional biosynthetic peptidoglycan transglycosylase translates to MWKKIKQLIFIILVLNVVFIIWGRFFNPPITLTQIGGLFEYGKLHRDYISYDEMGNNVKKAVIASEDQKFFDHDGFDYTAIEKAMKNNEKGKKIRGGSTISQQTAKNVFLWQGRSWVRKGLEAVYTFIIEKVWTKDIILERYLNSIEMGQGVFGVEAAAQYYFGKSSKDLSTSDAAWIAAVLPNPKKYDPKNPSPYLRKKHNWIMRQMRNVSLK, encoded by the coding sequence ATGTGGAAAAAAATTAAACAGCTTATCTTCATCATTCTTGTTCTGAATGTAGTTTTTATTATCTGGGGCAGATTCTTTAATCCGCCAATCACTCTTACTCAGATAGGAGGGCTTTTTGAATACGGAAAACTGCACAGAGATTATATTTCCTATGATGAGATGGGAAATAATGTGAAGAAGGCAGTAATAGCCTCTGAAGACCAGAAATTCTTTGATCATGACGGTTTCGATTATACTGCTATCGAAAAAGCCATGAAAAATAACGAGAAAGGCAAAAAAATAAGAGGTGGAAGTACTATTTCCCAGCAAACGGCAAAGAATGTGTTTCTTTGGCAGGGCAGAAGTTGGGTGAGAAAAGGACTGGAAGCTGTTTATACTTTTATTATCGAAAAAGTATGGACTAAAGATATTATCCTTGAAAGATACCTGAATTCCATAGAAATGGGGCAGGGGGTATTTGGGGTGGAAGCTGCTGCTCAATATTATTTTGGGAAATCCTCCAAAGATTTAAGTACCTCAGATGCAGCATGGATTGCCGCTGTATTACCTAATCCAAAGAAGTATGACCCTAAAAATCCATCTCCTTATTTAAGAAAGAAACATAATTGGATTATGAGACAGATGAGGAATGTGAGTTTGAAATAG